From a region of the Neodiprion fabricii isolate iyNeoFabr1 chromosome 7, iyNeoFabr1.1, whole genome shotgun sequence genome:
- the LOC124186516 gene encoding acyl-CoA-binding protein homolog, whose amino-acid sequence MSLDEKFNAAAKEVTELASQPADADLLEIYALFKQASVGDINTTRPGMLDFKGKAKWDAWEQKKGMSQDEAKEKYIAKVASLVASIGKK is encoded by the exons ATGTCTTTAGACGAG AAATTTAATGCAGCTGCTAAAGAAGTCACCGAATTGGCTTCTCAGCCTGCCGATGCCGATCTTTTGGAAATTTACGCCTTGTTTAAACAGGCAAGCGTTGGTGACATCAATACAA CACGACCAGGCATGCTAGATTTCAAAGGAAAAGCGAAGTGGGATGCTTGGGAACAGAAAAAAGGAATGAGTCAGGAtgaagcaaaagaaaaatacatcgCCAAGGTCGCATCGCTTGTCGCAtctattggaaaaaaatag
- the LOC124186517 gene encoding acyl-CoA-binding protein homolog, whose translation MSLDEKFQSAAAAVKTLTKRPTDEELLELYAFFKQAMEGDNKTPKPGMLDLKGKAKWNAWDSKRGTSQDAAKEAYIKFVDTLLTKYK comes from the exons AAATTCCAATCGGCCGCCGCAGCCGTAAAAACTTTAACAAAACGACCGACCGACGAAGAACTTCTCGAACTTTACGCTTTCTTCAAGCAAGCAATGGAAGGAGACAATAAAACCC CAAAGCCAGGCATGCTGGACCTCAAAGGAAAGGCGAAATGGAACGCGTGGGACAGCAAACGAGGTACATCGCAGGATGCGGCTAAAGAAGCGTACATTAAATTTGTCGACACATTGTTAACGAAGTACAAGTAG